The Hordeum vulgare subsp. vulgare chromosome 7H, MorexV3_pseudomolecules_assembly, whole genome shotgun sequence DNA window AAAACAATACTAGTATGTAGTATCACATAATAATGGAATAAAAAATAACTAGGAATATCTATGTTTATGACCAAATTTATTACCAAACTACTTGTTCGAGCATGCATGCGAGAGGAGCACAGTCATGGCCCATTTCTAAGCATGGACGAGATCATAGATGAGTGCAGGACCTTATTCACGGGGCATGGAACTAGCTCGCACATCTTACATGGATCATGTTCTTGCTGAGCATACATCCAGAATGGCAACAAAATCTCAAGGAGGAAGTGATGACAGATTGTAGAAATGACGTTGTCACTACCAACATCCTTAACAAACCAAAGATGTCAACATGTTCCTACTAGAAACTCTCGGGTTATACGCACCAGTATCTGCCACTCAGAGGGATGCTTTCAAATTTTGAGGTCAGCAGATTAAAGTGTCTCAGGGCACGGATCTCCATCGTGACAATATATCATGACAAGGAGGTCCGGGGAGAATATGCTAATGAATTCAAACCTCTCAGGTTCGAGAACGGGATGAAGAGGCTAGTAAGGCATCCAAATGGGGTTATTGTCTTTTCTAGTGGGCCAAGAACATGCATCGAACAGAACATCACAATGATTGAGGTCATGGTCGTgattgttggagaacgtcgcatgggaaacaaaaaatttcttacgcgcacgacgacctatcatggtgatgtccatctacgagaggggatgtgtgatctacgtacccttgtagaccgtacagcagaagcgttagtgaacgcggttgatgtagtggaacgtcctcacgtccctcgatccgccccgcgaaccgtcccgcgatcagtcccacgatctagtgccgaacggacggcacctccgcgttcagcacacgtacagctcgacgatgatctcggccttcttgatccagcaagagagacggagaggtagaagagttctccggcagcgtgacggcgctccggaggttggtgatgatcttgtctcagcagggctccgcccgagctccgcagaaacgcgatctagaggtaaaaccgtggagatatgtggtcaggctgccgtggcaaagttgtgtcaaatcagccctaaaacctccgtatatatagggggaagagggggagccttgccttggggtccaaggacccctaaggacttcggccgagccaagggggggatctctccccttccaaaccgagtccaactaggtttggaaggaggagtccttcccccttttcccacctcctcttttttttcttttctctttgatttttcttcctatggcgcataggtctcttttgggctgtcccaccagcccactaagggctggtgcgccacccccaatgcctatgggcttccctggggtgggttgccccccccccccccccggtgaactcccggaacccattcgtcattcccggtacattcccggtaactccgaaaaccttccgataatcaaatgaggtcatcctatatatcaatattcgtttccggaccattccagaaaccctcgtgacgtccgtgatctcatccgggactccgaacaacattcggtaaccaaccatataactcaaatacgcataaaacaacgtctaaccttaagtgtgcagaccctgcgggttcgagaactatgtagacatgacccgagagactcctcggtcaatatccaatagcgggacctggatgcccatattggatcctacatattctacgaagatcttatcgtttgaaccttagtgccaaggattcatataatcccgtatgtcattccctttgtccttcggtatgttacttgcccgagattcgatcgtcagtatccgtatatctatttcaatctcgtttaccggcaagtctctttactcgttctgtaatacaagatcccgcaacttacactaagtcacattgcttgcaaggcttgtgtgtgatgttgtattaccgagtgggccccgagatacctctccgtcacacggagtgacaaatcccagtctcgatccatactaacttaacgaacaccttcggagatacctgtagagcatctttatagtcacccagttacgttgcgacgtttgatacacacaaagtattcctccggtgttagtaagttatatgatctcatggtcataggaacaaatacttgacacgcagaaaacagtagcaataaaatgacacgatcaacatgctacgtctattagtttgggtctagtccatcacgtgattctcctaatgacgtgatccagttatcaagcaacaacaccttgttcataatcagaagacactgactatctttgatcaactggctagccaactagaggcttgctagggacagtgttttgtctatgtatccacacatgtatataagtcttcattcaatacaattatagcatggataataaacgattatcgtgatacatgaattataatagtaactatatttattattgcctctagggcataattccaacagtctcccacttgcactagagtcaataatctagccctcacatcatcatgcgaattacattgtaataaatctaacacccatacagttctggtgttgatcatgctttgcccgtggaagaggtttagttagcgggtctgctacattcagatccgtgtgcactttgcatatatttacgtcctccccttcgacgtagtcgcggatgaggttgaagcgtcgtttgatgtgtctggacttcttgtgaaaccgtggttcctttgctagggcaatggcacccgtgttgtcacagaacaaggttattggattcagtgcgcttggcaccactccaagatccctcatgaactgcttcatccagacaccctccttagccgcctccgaggcagccatgtactccgcttcacatgtagaatctgctacgacgctctgcttggaactccaccagcttaccgcacccccattaagaataaatatgtatccggtttgcgacttagagtcgtccggatctgtgtcaaagcttgcatcgacgtaaccttttacgacgagctcttcgtcacctccatacacgagaaacatctccttagtccttttcaggtacttcaggatattcttgaccgtcgtccagtgatccactcctggattactctggaacctacctgccatacttatggccaggctaacgtccggtctagtgcacagcattgcatacatgatagaacctatggctgaagcataggggacggtgcgcatatgctctctatcctcatcagttgttgggcactgagtcttactcaatctcgtaccttgtaaaactggcaagaaccctttcttggactgttccattttgaacctttccaaaactttatcaaggtatgtgctttgtgaaagtcatatcaagcgttttgatctatccctgtagatcttaatgcctagaatgtaagcagcttctcctaggtccttcatagagaaacttttattcaagtaatcttttatgctctccaaaaactctacattgtttccaatcagcaatatgtcatccacatataatattagaaacgccacagagctcccactcactttcttgtaaatacaagattctccaaccacttgtacaaacccaaatgctttgatcacctcatcaaagcgtttgttccaactccgagatgcttgcaccagtccataaatggatcgctggagcttgcacaccttgttagcattcttaggatcgacaaaaccttcgggttgcatcatatacaactcttccttaaggaaaccgttaaggaacgccgttttgacatccatctgccagatttcataatcgaaaaatgcagctattgctaacatgattctgacggacttaagcatcgctacgggtgagaatgtctcatcgtagtcaactccttgaacttgtgaaaaaccctttgccacaagtcgagctttataaacggtcacattgccgtcagcgtccgtcttcctcttaaagatccatttgttctgaatagccttgcggccctcaggcagtacttccaaagtccacactttgttctcatacatggatcctatctcggacttcatggcttctagccatttgttggaatctgggcccaccattacttcttcataatttgcaggttcattgttgtctaacaacatgattgataagacgggattaccgtaccactctggagcagcacgtggtctcgtcgacctgcgtggttcgacagaaacttgaaccggagtttcatgatcatcatcattaaattcctcctcaaccggtgtcgcaacgacagaggtttccctttgccctgcgccaccatccagagggatgagaggttcgacaacctcgtcaagttctatcttcctcccactcaattctctcgagagaaactctttctcgagaaaagctccgtttttagcaacaaacactttgcccttggatttgagatagaaggtgtacccaactgtctcttttgggtaacctatgaagatgcacttttccgctttgggttccagcttttcaggctgaagctttttgacataagcatcacatccccaaactttaagaaacgacaactttggccttttgccataccacagttcgtatggtgtcgtctcaacggattttgatggtgccctatttaaagtgaatgcagctgtttctaatgcataaccccaaaatgataatggcaaatcggtaagagacatcatagatcgcaccatctctaataaagtacgattacgacgttcggacacaccattacgctatggtgttccaggcggtgtcaactgtgaaacaattccacattgtcttaagtgagcaccaaactcgaaactcagatattcacccccacgatcagaccgtaggaacttgatcttcttgttacgatgattttcaacttcactctgaaattgcttgaacttttcaaatgtttcagacttatgcttcattaagtagacataaccatatctactcaaatcgtcaatgaaggtgaggaaataaccatatccgccgcgtgcctctacgctcatcggaccacacacatcggtatgtatgatttccaacaagtcacttgcacgctccattgttccggagaacggagttttagtcatcttgcccatgaggcatggttcgcacgtgtcaagtgcatcaaagtcaagtgactccaaaagtccatcggcatggagtttcttcatgcgctttacaccaatatgacctaagcggcagtgccacaaaaatatggcgctatcattgttaactctaactcttttggtctcagtgttatgtatgtgtgtatcactatcaagattcaatatgaacaatcctctcacattgggtgcatgaccataaaagatgttactcatagaaatagaacaaccattattctctaacttaaaagagtaaccgtctcgcaataaacaagatccagatataatgttcatgctcaacgcaggcactaaataacaatgattcaagttcataactaatgctgatggtaactgaagtgaaactgtgccgacggcgattgcatcaatcttggaaccatttcctacgcgcatcgtcacttcatctttcgccagccttcgtctattccgcagttcctgtttcgagttgcaaatatgagcaacaaaaccggtatcgaatacccaggcactactacgagagccggttaagtacacatcaataacatgtatatcgaatatacctgatttttctttggccgccttcttatcagccagatacttggggcaattgcgcttccagtgacccatacccttgcaatagtaacactctgtttcaggcttaggtccagctttgggtttcttcgtcggattggcaacaggcttgccgctcttctttgaattccccttcttgcctttgccgtttctcttgaaactagtggtcttattcaccatcaacacttgatgctctttacgaagttcagactctgcgactttcagcatcgcaaacaactcgccgagagacttgttcatcccttgcatgttgtagttcaacacaaagcctttatagcttggcggcagtgattgaaggattctgtcagtgatagcttcttgcaggagttcaatccccagctcagctagatggtttgagtacccagacattttgagcacatgttcactgacagacgagttttcctccatcttgcaagcatagaatttatcggaggtctcatacctctcgatccgggcgttcttctgaaagataaacttcaactcctggaacatctcaaatgctccatgacgctcaaagcgacgttgaagtcccggttctaagccatacaagactgcacattgaactactgagtagtcctccttacgtgctaaccaagcgttcttaacatcctgatcagccgtagcgggtggttcatctcctagagcaacattaaggacataatccttcttcccagcttgtaagattagcttaagattacgagcccagtctacaaagttgcttccatcatctttcaacttagctttctctaggaacgtattaaaattcagggtgactgtcgcgtgagccatgatctacaacacaaatatattcaaagtggacttagactatgttcaagataatttagagtttaacttaatcaaattattcgctaaactcccactcaaaaagtacatctctctagtcatttgagtggttcatgatccacttacactagctcaagtccgatcatcacgtgagttgagcatagtttcagtggtaagcatccccatgctaatcatatcatctatatgattcatgatcgacctttcggtctcatgtgttccgaggccatgtgtgcacatgctaggctcgtcaagcttaacccgagtgttccgcgtgcgcaactgttttgcacccgttgtatgtgaacgttgagtctatcacacccgatcatcacgtggtgtctcgaaatgacgaactgtagcaacggtgcatagtcggggagaacacaatttcgttttgaaattttagtgagagatcacctcataatgctacagtcgttctaagcaaaataaggtgcataaaaggattaacatcacatgcaattcataagtgacatgatatggccatcatcatgtgctccttgatctccatcaccaaagcaccggcacgatcttcttgtcaccggcgccacaccatgatctccatcaacgtgtcgccatcggggttgtcgtgctactcatgctattactactaaagctacatcctagcaaaatagtaaacgcatctgcaagcacaaacgttagttataaagacaaccctatggctcctgccggttgccgtaccatcgacgtgcaagtcgatattatctattacaacatgatcatctcatacatccaatatatcacatcacatcgttggccatatcacatcacaagcataccctgcaaaaacaagttagacgtcctctaattttgttgttgcatgttttacgtggtgaccatgggtatctagtaggatcgcatcttacttacgcaaacaccacaacggagatatatgagttgctatttaacctcattcaaggacctcctcggtcaaatacgattcaactaaagttggagaaactgacacccgccagtcatctttgagcaacggagttactcgtagcgatgaaaccagtctctcgtaagcgtacgagtaatgtcggtccgagccgcttcgatccaacaataccgcggaatcaagaaaagactaaggagggcagcaaaacgcacatcaccgcccacaaaaacttttgtgttctactcgagaagacatctacgcatcaacctagctcatgattccactgttggagaacgtcgcatgggaaacaaaaaatttcctacacgcacgaagacctatcacggtgatgtccatctacgagaggggatgtgtgatctacgtacccttgtagaccgtacaacagaagcgttagtgaacgcagttgatgtagtggaacgtcctcacgtccctcgatccgccccgcgaaccgtcccgcgatcagtcccacgatctagtgccgaacggacggcacctccgcgttcagcacacgtacagctcgatgatgatctcggccttcttgatccagcaagagagacggagaggtagaagagttctccggcagcgtaacggcgctccggaggttggtgatgatcttgtctcagcagggctccgtccgagctccgcagaaacgcgatctagaggtaaaaccgtggagatatgtggtcgggctgccgtggcaaagttgtgtcaaatcagccctaaaacctccgtatatatagggggaagagggggagccttgccttggggtccaaggacccctaaggacttcggccgagccaaggggggttgttctccccttccaaaccgagtccaactaggtttggaaggaggagtccttcccccttttcccacctcctcttttttttctctttgatttttcttcctatggcgcatagggctcttttgggctgtcccaccagcccactaagggctggtgcgccacccccaatgcctatgggcttccctggggtgggttgccccccccccccccccggtgaactcccggaacccattcgtcatttccggtacattcccggtaactccgaaaaccttccggtaatcaaatgaggtcatcctatatatcaatcttcgtttccggaccattccggaaaccctcgtgacgtccgtgatctcatccgggactccgaacaacattcggtaaccaaccatataactcaaatacgcataaaacaacgtcgaaccttaagtgtgcagaccctgcgggttcgagaactatgtagacatgacccgagagactcctcggtcaatatccaatagcgggacctggatgcccatattggatcctacatattctacgaagatcttatcgtttgaacctcagtgccaaggattcatataatcccgtatgtcattccctttgtccttcggtatgttacttgcccgagatccgatcgtcagtatccgtatacctatttcaatctcgtttaccggcaagtctctttactcgttccgtaatacaagatcccgcaacttacactaagtcacatttcttgcacggcttgtgtgtgatgttgtattaccgagtgggccccgagatacctctccgtcacacggagtgacaaatcccagtcttgatccatactaacttaacgaacaccttcggagatacctgtagagcatctttatagtcacccagttacgttgcgacgtttgatacacacaaagtattcctccggtgttagtaagttatatgatctcatggtcataggaacaaatacttgacacgcagaaaacagtagcaataaaatgacacgatcaacatgctacgtctattagtttgggtctagtccatcgcgtgattctcctaatgacgtgatccagttatcaagcaacaacaccttgttcataatcagaagacactgactatctttgatcaactggctagccaactagaggcttgttagggacagtgttttgtctatgtatccacacatgtatataagtcttcattcaatacaattatagcatggataataaactattatcttgatacaagaattataataataactatatttattattgcctctagggcataattccaatagtgatTACAAAGATTCTTCGAAGGTTGTCCTTCTCTTATATTCCCTAGGTTCATCCATGTATCAACGGTAGTGATCACTCTATGACCCAAATCTGGTCTTCCCATGGAGGCTAGAGATGTGGAGATAAATGTATGTTTTGGGTACAAATTTTTGTAAGAAAAAGACCAGTaaatgttttgtatttatttgacGAGGCTTTATTTTATGTTGTACACTATATCTGTTTACCTAAGCTTTACCAACCCTCATAGTAATTTTATTCTTCTCAATAAGGTTGTAGTGTGCATTACTGATGCTCACGTTTACAAATCTATATTCGAAACCATGGATCTACATGGCTATCCTATGGTGGTCTGTATGATTAATCATCTTCCATGACAACATTATTGGACTTGCCACATGCAACATGTATTCTCCAATAAAGCATGTTTTATTTCGATAAAAATCAAGGTAGAATGTGTCTTTCACACTCATTGCTTCAGCGGCCAACATTAGCGGCACATTCCTCCTTCGTTTAGTTTCACTTAGCATGGAGATACCAAATTTAGGTTTGCAAAACAATAAAAAGTAATAAACAACACAATCAAAACCTTGTCAAGCAACCATGCTTGATATTAAGTACTTCTCTTTTCCAATATGGTCATAGGAAAAGATTACAATGGAACTCTCGGCTATTGTACCAACCCTAACGAATATTTCATATGGTTATATATTCAAAACCAAATATCTTATTGTAGCAACTAGCTTTAGTTCACATAAACATGGGAGGGGGGTAATTTTAAATTCCCTACCAGGCCCTCAATTTTTGTTATACAATTACATTAGGAAGGCAACTGGCTACTGCATGTAGGGTTGCATGGATACTCGCAATCGATTTGTTTTACTCTTTGCTCTCTGCTAAAGTGCCAATCTCCAACAGCTTGTGCGATCGTCTGCTCGACAGAATGAAAAGTAGAAGATAtcaacccaaactataaatgtatatgttgcatcaaataaataacTTCATAAATAATAGTATGTGATAAATATTGTACATCCTAAATATCAAGTTATTTTATTTAACCACATTTATAGAAAATTCTACCTTATTTCCAAGCCTTGGGGAGATTAGTGAATCCCATGAGATTCTAAATGGTGTTTGGCAGTGGGTGAAGCATGAATCGATGAACAATCCCCACTCCTCCTTATTTTGGATGAGCTTTAGATCATCCACTAGTGTCTTCCTGAATCCTATACATAGATAATTGTTCAGAAAACACGAAGGTAGTATTCCTACCAATGCTAAAGACAAAAGATGTACCAACCATGAAGGACTTCCATTTGTGTGAAATCACAGTCTCGGATGTTAGCCTTGCAAGTCAACCATGACTTTTCAGGAGAGGATTCATCTGGTACAAGCACATTTTGTATCTACAAATCAACATTGAGCATGTATAAATATACGGCTAATTAAACCATTTAGTCTAGATAGGTGCATGCTTACAAGATAAATGAATGTAAAGAGTTCATAAATAAGGATTAATTGACACTAAGTTACCTGCCAAGAGTCGTATCCAGAGTTGAGAATAAAAGTGGGGGTGGTGATGCTCTTAATAAGCTCAGAAGGAAAGAAACACTAGGAACACACAATTACAACTATAATTAGCAGGATACCAGAAAATCAGTGTGTGGAAGGAAATAAAAGTAAACAATGGTTGGGAACTTCTGACTACGTACATCGAGTGGTTCCTTTTTTCTGAGGCAGTCCTTGGGCAAAACTTTGCTAACATTCTGAAAGAAATTAGTCaccaaaaagaacagaaaaaatcagagagaatgcATAAGTGTTGGCATAAGTATTAAACCACATATAAAGAGAAAACAGAATATAGGTTTTACATATCACATTGGAGCCTTTTTAATAATTAAAAATCTCCAGAAATTAGGAGAGGGATAAACAAAAGGCTAGATAATCATAGACTAATAAACGTTTCTTCTTAGTTTCAAGTATATGTTTCCCATGAAGCTCACCTGAAGTTGAACAACCCCATTGTACACGGACCGGATAAACCTTTCTCCATCTATATCCTTTCTGCCGGCGAAAAGTAGTTTAACATGCACATGTAAAGTGAAATATCTAGTGGActatatttatttagttctaagaGTAGTCTTACTTGTCAAGAAAAAAACCAGCATCAGAAAAGCATTTAACCGCAACCTTCCGAGGAAACCGTGCACTAAAATCATCACAATGCACAAGTGTGGCTAAGCCACCGGAAGAACAACCTGCAAGGAGGGCCTGTTCGACAATGATATTTTACACGGTTACTTACTGTTCAAGAAACATACTAATATATGTTTCTCGGTAGCTCAAAACACAAAAATGTGGAAATATAAATAAATTGTTTTTAAGTATGACCTGTTTAGCATTAGCAATAAATTGTTTTTAAGTATGACCTGTTTAGCATTAGCAAGTCCTTTTTCCATGAGCTCATCAATGACCGCGTCCCAAATGTGCAACCCTCTGAAGAAAAGCTTGTTTCCATCCTAATTAATAACATCATCCATTAAGTAACAATACGACATATCATTGTAATTAAGAAAATGAGTAAATAGTAAGATCTCAAAAGAGAGCAGTTTTAACATGCTCCCTcttacacccccccccccctttctctCTTTTCACATGAAAGGTAAGAGTATATAGTAAAATCTGAGTCATTGGTCTTAGTAGCCATTGTTCTAATTAACTCTTACCTTCTTACCTCACATGTAAGTAGAGAGGATAAGAGGGAGCATGTTAAAATTTTCCATCAAACAAGAGCACAACAAGAAAATAAGCCTACTTGATCTTCATACTCCGCATCCCCAGAAAATGACGCTCCATCACAATACCGCACGAAAACTTTATTCCAGTTGTAGAAATCTAATTGATAATCATGTAGCAGTCAGAACTAGGGCAAGGCCGACCGGCAAACATAATCAAGATAGATAGGGCAATTAAGAAATGGAACTCAGGCTGACTAAAAGCTTCGATCAATGAAACTATGTACGAATAATAATAGAACATTGCAGATTACCAGAATTTTGGCTCCGATCATTGCTGAAAATCCCAGCCAGCTGAACCGCTTCCATATAGTTAGATGAACCAAGCGCGGATTTCGTGTGCTTGGAACAAGCCTCAACAGTGTTGCACCACCCTCCTCCCTGAGAAGCACTAAGTTTACTGACTGGTCCGAAATATATGACATATTTCTACCTTTTGCGTGGTGTTTAATTAGTATGCGACATTTACCATCAATCTTGGTGTGCATATGTGAGTGAATAGTATACACAGTAGATCAAAATGTAAGAAAAATTGTATTAAGTGGTGACATGGATTAATTTCATGCACTCTAGGACGACATGAATTTTGAACTGAGGTGTGAAGCAACTAGTAGTGATAAGAAACAATATGAATGATAGTAACCTCTAGATAGACGAGCCAACTGTGAGATCCGGATCCAAAGCCTCTCTCCAATTGGTAAGCCGGCGGGCTTCCATCCAAGCACACTGAAATGTAGGGATGAAAATGAAGTAAAAACTTTCTGTTTTCCCAAATAAAAGGAGAGGAAATAGGAAAGCAAAAATCTAAATTTGCAAAATGGACGTGAAAATGGAATTTTTTATgcggaaacaaaaacaaaaacataatgGTGTCTTCCGGTAGAATAGACGTGAAAACACAACTTTTCGCTTCCGTGAATATGGAACTTCCGTTTTGACTGCTGCTTTGTAACCCAAGCACCAAACATCACATAATGACACA harbors:
- the LOC123413600 gene encoding pectin acetylesterase 5-like, with translation MEAVQLAGIFSNDRSQNSDFYNWNKVFVRYCDGASFSGDAEYEDQDGNKLFFRGLHIWDAVIDELMEKGLANAKQALLAGCSSGGLATLVHCDDFSARFPRKVAVKCFSDAGFFLDKKDIDGERFIRSVYNGVVQLQNVSKVLPKDCLRKKEPLDCFFPSELIKSITTPTFILNSGYDSWQIQNVLVPDESSPEKSWLTCKANIRDCDFTQMEVLHGFRKTLVDDLKLIQNKEEWGLFIDSCFTHCQTPFRISWDSLISPRLGNKTIAQAVGDWHFSREQRVKQIDCEYPCNPTCSSQLPS